The Filimonas lacunae genomic sequence TCTTATTTTTTTCATCAATAAAAGTGCTGATAATTTCTGTAACCTTCGTTTTCTGATCTGCTGTAATAGTGATTTCGGAACACAGACGCGTAACGATTGCGCTGGCAGAAGCTACTGTTTTGCCTTTATAAAGGGTAAATGCTTTATACTCAGCATGGCTATTAATGGTCAGCGTGCAAAATGCCATCACCAGTAGTAGTTTCATAGTCATATATCACGGGCTTTTGGGTGAAAAAACGGATACGATAATAATAAACGGTGTTTTCCCAAAAAAGTTTATTAGCTGTACTTACAATTTAAATAGGCTATCTACAAATTCATGTCTGTCAAATATCAACAGATCATCAATCTTCTCTCCCACACCTATGTATTTTACAGGAATTTTCAGCTGGCTGGCAATGGCTAACACCACACCACCCTTAGCGGTTCCATCCAGTTTGGTAATGGCCAAAGCGCTTACATCGGTAGTAGCAGTAAACTGCTGCGCCTGCACCAGGGCATTTTGTCCGGTAGAACCATCCAGCACCAACAACACTTCGTGCGGCGCATCGGGAACCACCTTCTTAATCACCCTTTTAATTTTACCCAGCTCTTCCATCAAATGTGCTTTGTTATGCAAGCGGCCCGCGGTATCTATAATTACCACATCGGCCCCTTTAGCCATAGCACTTTGCATGGTGTCAAAAGCCACAGCACCAGGATCACTACCCATAGCCTGTTTTACAATGGGCACCCCTACACGTTCGCTCCAGATAGTCAGCTGATCAACAGCGGCTGCACGGAAAGTATCGGCTGCACCCAGAATAACCTGCTTGCCTGCCTTCTTATAATTATGCGCCAACTTGCCAATAGTAGTGGTTTTGCCCACACCGTTCACACCTACAACCAGTATTACGTAAGGTTTTTTATCGGCCGGTATCTCAAAGTTGCGATAGCCTTGCTCAGGTGCTTCTACCAGCACCGCTTCAATTTCTTCCTGCAACAACTTATTCAGTTCGCCGGCCCCTACATATTTATCACGTGCTACACGCGCTTCAATTCTTTTGATTATCTGTATGGTAGTTTCAATACCCACATCGGCGCTTACCAATGCTTCTTCCAGATTATCCAGCACCTCCTCATCAACAGAGCTTTTGCCTGCAATGGCTTTGGTGATCTTTGAAAAAAAGGTCTCTTTGGTTTTCTGCAATCCCTGGTCTAAACTCTCTTTCTCCTTCTTACCAAACAATTTTCCTAAAAAACTCATACCTGTACTATTTGTAGGATAATAAACCAAAAATAAATACAAAAAGCCTTCATGCACTTACATGAAAGCTCTTGAATATTATCAGGCTAAAGCTAAATTATTTCTCAGCTAAGAAATCTTTAACTTTGTCTTTGTGCACAATAGCTTCTTTAAAAGTATAGGCACCAGACTTAGGACTGCGAACAGCCTTAATCACTTTAGTCCAGTTTTTAGCTTCAGCTGAAGCCTTAGCATCTTTAATCTTCGCGTTCTTGGAAGCTGCTTTTGCCATTGTCTTACTATTTTAAAACGTTGCCGTATTATTTAATTTCTTTGTGTACAGTCACCTTCTTCAGGATTGGATTGTACTTTTTCAGCTCCAGACGTTCTGGAGTGTTCTTTTTGTTCTTGGTGCTGATGTAACGGCTAGTACCAGGCTGACCGCTGGTCTTGTGCTCGGTACATTCCAATATCACCTGAACTCTGCTACCTTTCTTTGCCATTGTATAAGCAATTTATTATTATAAACTTTAAATATGTTGAAAGCTATTGGTAATGAAAAGATTAGATCTTCTCGCCCTTCGCTCTCAATTCTTTGATCACAGTGGACAGACCGTTCTTATTAATAGTTCTTAATGCTTCTGTGGATACTTTTAAAGTTACCCAACGGTCTTCTTCAGCAAAATAAAAACGTTTCGTCTGTAAATTTGGTAAAAAACGACGTTTAGTCTTAATGTTTGAGTGAGAAACATAATGACCACCAATTGGTTTTTTACCTGTTACCTGACATACTCTAGCCATGACAGTAATTTTTTCGGACGGCAAAGGTCGTCAAATCCACCGAACTACCAAAAGAAAAACACTTTATTTTTTAAAATAATTCTGGAAAAGAAAACATTTGCAACCCCGTATTGTTAAAAAGGATTGTTCGGCGCGAAGGTACGTTTTTACACTTGCTCTTCCCAATGTTTTTAGGAAGCTTCTTCACATTTCTACCCAATTTATCACCACTTTTGACTAAATTAGCTCTAATTATCACTCCATTACGCCTGTATAGCAGGTAACGTACTATTCTATTACAGAATATTTATCAGAACCTACTTAGTCATAGCGAGTTTATAGCGACCTTACAGCGTGTTTATAGCGACCTTATAGCGATACGTGTATAGGCATCAGTCGTAGTTCAGCTATACTAAATACATAGTGCAGCTATAATTCATCCCCACTACTAGAGCGATACCCACAGTAGTTTCTCATATAAATTCAATAGCTTTGAGGATATATGAGGCACTTCCTATCTTATAATCTGGACTTACTGAATCATCCCGTTTGGGGATAATTACCTCCATATAACTTTTGGTGCAACTGCAACTCATATAGGGAAACTATACGTTCCCTCACATTTATTTACATTATAATTCACTTGTTATGGCTACTCAAACAATGGCCGGGCAATCAGCTTATTACCTGGGCCTGGAAGAACAATATGGCGCGCACAATTACCACCCCCTTCCCGTAGTATTAGAAAAAGGCGAAGGAGTTTTTGTGTGGGATGTAGAGGGCAAACGCTATTTCGATTTTTTAAGTGGTTACTCCGCTGTAAACCAGGGGCATTGCCATCCACGTGTAATACAGGCCCTGATACAACAGGCGCAACGCCTTACACTTACCTCACGCGCTTTTCACAGTAATTTGCTGGGCGAATACTCGCAATTTATCACACAGTACTTTGGATACCAGAAAGTGCTTCCCATGAACACCGGCGTAGAAGGTGGCGAAACAGCCATTAAACTGGCACGCCGCTGGGCCTACGATAAAAAAGGCGTGGAAGAGAACAAGGCTAAGATCATCTTTGCCGAAGGCAACTTCTGGGGCCGCACTCTGGCCGCTATATCATCCAGCACCGACCCTTCCAGCTATAAAGGCTTTGGCCCTTATATGCCCGGCTTTGAACTCGTTCCCTACAACAATATTCCCGAACTGGAAAAAGCCTTGCAGGATAAAAACGTAGCTGCCTTTATGGTAGAACCCATACAAGGCGAAGCAGGCGTGGTAGTGCCTGATGCCGGTTACCTTACCCGTGTACGCGAACTTTGTACCCAATACAACGTGTTATTTATAGCCGATGAAATTCAAACAGGGCTGGCACGTACCGGCAAAATGCTCGCCTGCGATCACGAAAACGTTCGCCCCGACATTCTTATATTAGGTAAAGCCCTCAGCGGCGGCACCCTACCCGTATCGGCTGTGTTAGCAGATGACGAGGTAATGCTGAACATACGCCCCGGCGAACACGGTTCTACCTATGGCGGCAATCCGCTGGCCTGTGCAGTAGCAATGGAAGCCTTAAAAGTGCTGAAAGAAGAAAACATGGCGGAAAATGCAGCTGCTATGGGCGAATTATTCAGAACCCGTTTGGCTGCACTGCAATCACCACATATCACCACCATTCGCGGTAAAGGCCTGCTGAACGCAGCAGTGATTACCCACAAAGACCCGGAAGCAGCCTGGACATTGTGCCTGGAGTTAAAAGATAGAGGTTTACTGGCCAAACCTACCCATGGCGATAAAATTCGCTTTGCCCCTCCCCTTACCATTACAGAAGAGCAGGTTTTGGAAAGCATTGATATTATTGGAAGCGCTTTGCAACAGTTATAAAATAAAAACGGGAGAGGTTATTCACCAACTTCTCCTGTTTTTATATCTCATTTCTTTTAGAAGACTCTTCAAGATGGTATAAAGCAACTTCTTGACGAAACATACCATTTCTCTTCGCAAAACTTACAACCATCTGGCCAGCTAATGCTACCGCCCTGGGCAAATCAAAAGCTCTTAGAAAACAATAGTGTTGTTAAAAAGCCCCCTTCATAATAATTCGTCATATATAATATGCTCTAGGTACTTATTTTACTATGTTGGCAAACTTTTTGGTTAATGGGCTTTAACAAAAAGTCACCTTTTATGAAGAAAATCGTTTTTATCTTGTTGTTAACCTGCAGCGCCCTTGCTATAAGCAACCAAACCCAGGCTCAAAGCACCGGAAGCACTTACAAAACAGCTTTAGGCTTTAAAGGTTATTTTGGTGATGGCTCTATTGGAGGTATAAACGTAAAGCATTTTATCAGACAAGACCGCGCAATTGAAGGCGGTATCTATTTCAAAAGTCATTTTGTCATGCTGGAAGGTATGTACGAATG encodes the following:
- the rocD gene encoding ornithine--oxo-acid transaminase — encoded protein: MATQTMAGQSAYYLGLEEQYGAHNYHPLPVVLEKGEGVFVWDVEGKRYFDFLSGYSAVNQGHCHPRVIQALIQQAQRLTLTSRAFHSNLLGEYSQFITQYFGYQKVLPMNTGVEGGETAIKLARRWAYDKKGVEENKAKIIFAEGNFWGRTLAAISSSTDPSSYKGFGPYMPGFELVPYNNIPELEKALQDKNVAAFMVEPIQGEAGVVVPDAGYLTRVRELCTQYNVLFIADEIQTGLARTGKMLACDHENVRPDILILGKALSGGTLPVSAVLADDEVMLNIRPGEHGSTYGGNPLACAVAMEALKVLKEENMAENAAAMGELFRTRLAALQSPHITTIRGKGLLNAAVITHKDPEAAWTLCLELKDRGLLAKPTHGDKIRFAPPLTITEEQVLESIDIIGSALQQL
- the rpmB gene encoding 50S ribosomal protein L28, whose translation is MARVCQVTGKKPIGGHYVSHSNIKTKRRFLPNLQTKRFYFAEEDRWVTLKVSTEALRTINKNGLSTVIKELRAKGEKI
- a CDS encoding DUF4295 family protein produces the protein MAKAASKNAKIKDAKASAEAKNWTKVIKAVRSPKSGAYTFKEAIVHKDKVKDFLAEK
- the rpmG gene encoding 50S ribosomal protein L33 gives rise to the protein MAKKGSRVQVILECTEHKTSGQPGTSRYISTKNKKNTPERLELKKYNPILKKVTVHKEIK
- the ftsY gene encoding signal recognition particle-docking protein FtsY, with the protein product MSFLGKLFGKKEKESLDQGLQKTKETFFSKITKAIAGKSSVDEEVLDNLEEALVSADVGIETTIQIIKRIEARVARDKYVGAGELNKLLQEEIEAVLVEAPEQGYRNFEIPADKKPYVILVVGVNGVGKTTTIGKLAHNYKKAGKQVILGAADTFRAAAVDQLTIWSERVGVPIVKQAMGSDPGAVAFDTMQSAMAKGADVVIIDTAGRLHNKAHLMEELGKIKRVIKKVVPDAPHEVLLVLDGSTGQNALVQAQQFTATTDVSALAITKLDGTAKGGVVLAIASQLKIPVKYIGVGEKIDDLLIFDRHEFVDSLFKL